One window from the genome of candidate division KSB1 bacterium encodes:
- a CDS encoding STAS domain-containing protein: MTITEKEIGDVVVLELAGKIMGGPDASLLNDKLHEMLDKGRMKVIADLANVNWMNSSGLGILISGLTTMRNNGGDLKLSGATERIRSLLLMTKLLTVFDAHGSVEEAVASFQK, encoded by the coding sequence ATGACTATCACTGAAAAAGAGATAGGCGATGTGGTTGTCTTGGAATTGGCCGGTAAAATCATGGGCGGGCCTGATGCCAGCCTGCTGAACGATAAACTGCACGAAATGCTCGACAAAGGCAGGATGAAAGTCATCGCCGATCTCGCCAATGTCAACTGGATGAACAGCTCCGGTCTGGGCATTCTCATCAGTGGCCTCACCACGATGCGCAACAATGGTGGCGATTTGAAGCTTTCCGGCGCCACCGAACGCATTCGAAGCTTGCTTTTGATGACCAAACTTTTGACGGTTTTTGATGCGCACGGTTCCGTGGAAGAGGCCGTTGCCAGTTTCCAAAAATAG
- the secF gene encoding protein translocase subunit SecF: MMQFFGETRIDFIRQRWKAIAVSAIIILAGLVSMIIKGGPKYGVDFLGGTVIQVHFPQAPNIGDVRQALADAGYGDIEIKTFGAANEILLRAEKQEEGTAISDAVMNALRQAFAHNPPEERLVESVGPKIGKELRTAAIWATLISLALILVYVSFRFEFIFAVGAVIALFHDVLITLSFFSLLDMEVNLTVVAAFLTIVGFSLNDTIVVMDRIRENRRIHRDATIEQLINLSVNQTLGRTIITSLTVFTVVLILLFFGGDVIYNFAFAMTVGVIAGVYSTVYIASPIVVEWHKKAEVQKIRRGVKVA; this comes from the coding sequence CTGGAAAGCCATTGCCGTTTCGGCGATCATCATCTTGGCCGGCCTGGTCTCGATGATCATTAAAGGCGGCCCGAAGTATGGTGTCGATTTTCTCGGCGGCACCGTGATTCAAGTGCATTTTCCGCAGGCGCCCAACATCGGCGATGTTCGCCAGGCCCTGGCCGACGCCGGCTATGGCGACATCGAGATTAAAACCTTCGGCGCTGCCAATGAAATTCTTCTGCGCGCGGAGAAACAGGAAGAAGGCACGGCGATTTCCGATGCCGTGATGAATGCCTTGCGCCAGGCATTTGCGCACAATCCGCCCGAAGAACGTTTGGTCGAAAGTGTCGGCCCCAAAATCGGCAAGGAATTGCGCACCGCCGCCATCTGGGCGACGTTGATTTCGCTGGCGCTGATTCTCGTTTACGTGAGCTTCCGTTTTGAATTTATTTTCGCGGTCGGCGCGGTGATCGCTTTGTTTCACGACGTGCTGATCACCCTGAGTTTCTTTTCGTTGCTGGACATGGAAGTCAACCTGACCGTCGTCGCCGCTTTTCTCACCATCGTCGGTTTCTCGCTGAATGACACGATCGTCGTGATGGATCGGATCCGTGAAAATCGCCGCATTCATCGCGATGCGACCATCGAGCAGCTCATCAATCTGAGCGTCAATCAAACGTTGGGGCGAACGATCATTACCTCGTTGACCGTTTTTACCGTCGTCCTCATTTTGCTGTTCTTCGGCGGCGACGTGATTTACAATTTCGCCTTCGCCATGACGGTCGGCGTCATTGCGGGTGTCTATTCGACGGTTTACATTGCGTCGCCGATCGTGGTCGAATGGCACAAAAAAGCCGAAGTCCAAAAAATTCGCCGCGGCGTCAAAGTCGCATGA
- a CDS encoding adenylosuccinate synthase: MSVQIIVGAQWGDEGKGKIVDLLSEKADVVARYQGGANAGHTVVIGGEKFVLHLIPSGILQPNTTCVIGNGVVIDPAALLHEIDLLVKKGIPVRGRLLISHRAHLVMPYHKLLDQSKEETEAQKKIGTTGRGIGPAYVDKAHRMGIRIVDLLEAETLKEKIRQNLSEKNAILSAVYAKAPLEADAILQEYRRFDEQIDPYVTDVSHYLQQAIAAGKHILCEGAQGALLDVDFGTYPFVTSSNPTSGGACTGLGIGPTKINHVLGVIKAYTTRVGMGPFPTEIQGGLGEQLRELGHEYGATTGRPRRCGWFDAVVANYAAQINGVDAWALTKLDVLDTFDEIKLCVGYRYRSKELKTFPAEIHILENCEPVYETFAGWQCSTANARRFDDLPRQAQEYLKAIEQITATPIRIISVGSDREQTIIC; this comes from the coding sequence ATGTCCGTTCAAATTATTGTCGGCGCGCAGTGGGGCGACGAAGGGAAGGGCAAAATCGTCGATTTGCTCAGCGAAAAGGCCGATGTGGTGGCGCGCTATCAGGGCGGCGCCAACGCCGGACACACCGTCGTCATCGGCGGCGAAAAATTTGTGTTGCATTTGATCCCCTCCGGCATTTTGCAGCCCAACACCACCTGTGTGATCGGCAACGGCGTGGTGATCGATCCGGCGGCGCTGTTGCACGAGATCGACCTGCTCGTGAAAAAGGGGATACCAGTTCGCGGCAGGCTGCTGATCAGCCACCGCGCCCATCTCGTCATGCCTTATCACAAACTGCTCGACCAGAGCAAGGAAGAGACCGAGGCGCAGAAAAAGATCGGCACCACCGGACGCGGCATCGGGCCGGCTTACGTCGATAAAGCGCATCGCATGGGAATCCGCATCGTTGATTTGCTCGAGGCGGAGACTTTAAAAGAAAAAATCCGCCAAAATCTCTCCGAGAAAAATGCCATTCTCAGCGCCGTTTATGCCAAAGCGCCGCTCGAGGCCGACGCGATCTTGCAGGAATATCGCCGGTTCGACGAGCAAATTGATCCGTATGTCACCGACGTTTCGCACTATTTGCAACAAGCCATCGCCGCCGGCAAACACATTCTTTGCGAAGGTGCGCAGGGCGCGCTGCTCGACGTGGATTTCGGCACCTATCCGTTCGTCACCTCCTCCAATCCGACCAGCGGCGGCGCCTGCACCGGCCTGGGTATCGGCCCGACCAAAATCAATCACGTTCTCGGCGTGATTAAAGCCTACACCACGCGCGTTGGTATGGGCCCGTTTCCAACGGAAATTCAAGGCGGCCTTGGCGAACAGCTTCGCGAGTTGGGCCATGAATACGGCGCCACCACCGGCCGGCCGCGCCGTTGCGGCTGGTTTGACGCCGTCGTCGCCAATTATGCCGCGCAAATCAACGGCGTCGACGCCTGGGCGCTCACGAAATTGGATGTGCTCGACACCTTCGACGAAATCAAGCTCTGCGTCGGCTATCGTTATCGCAGCAAGGAACTCAAAACCTTTCCGGCTGAGATTCACATTTTGGAAAATTGCGAGCCGGTGTATGAAACTTTTGCCGGCTGGCAGTGCTCGACCGCCAACGCCCGCCGGTTCGACGATCTGCCGCGGCAGGCGCAGGAATACTTGAAGGCCATTGAACAGATCACGGCAACGCCAATTCGAATTATTTCCGTCGGTTCGGATCGGGAGCAGACGATTATTTGTTAA
- a CDS encoding heavy metal-binding domain-containing protein — MITTTTPSVEGKRIVQYFGIVTGEAIMGANIFRDLFAGIRDIVGGRSGAYEKELSQARQIAMDEMEAMATQLGANAVVGVDIDYEVLGASSGMLMVTACGTAVKIE; from the coding sequence ATGATTACCACCACCACCCCAAGCGTTGAAGGCAAGCGCATCGTGCAATACTTCGGCATTGTCACCGGCGAGGCGATTATGGGCGCGAATATCTTTCGCGATCTTTTTGCCGGCATTCGCGACATCGTCGGCGGCCGCTCCGGCGCCTATGAAAAAGAATTGAGCCAGGCGCGGCAAATCGCCATGGATGAAATGGAAGCCATGGCGACACAGCTCGGCGCCAATGCCGTCGTTGGCGTAGACATTGATTACGAAGTGCTCGGCGCTAGCAGTGGCATGCTGATGGTGACGGCCTGCGGCACGGCGGTGAAGATTGAGTAA